From the Acidimicrobiales bacterium genome, the window ACTCGCCGCTCTGGCGTGGTGGCGGCATCGCCCACGGTCCCAAGCCGCGTGACTACACCCAAAAGACGCCCAAGAAGATGGTGAAGCTCGCCCTGCGCAGCGCATTGTCCGACCGGGCCAGCGAGGGCAACGTCATCGTGGTCGACTCCTGGAGCTTCGATGCTCCGAAGACGAAGGACGCCATCGCCGCCCTGTCGGCCATCGGCGCCGAGGGCAAGGTCCTCATGGTGCTCGGCGACAACGACGAGGCCGCCTACAAGAGCTTCCGCAACCTGACCAACGTGCACTGCCTGCATGTCGGCGAGCTCAACACCTACGACGTCCTCGACAGCGACGTCGTGGTGTTCACCACCGAGACGCTGCCCGGAGCGACACCACTCGTCGCCGAGTCGGGCGGATCCGCTGCCGAAGTCAGCGGGGAGGAACAGTGAAGGATCATCGCGACGTCATCATCCGTCCGGTCGTCTCCGAGAAGTCCTACGGACTCATCGAGGAGAACGTCTACACGTTCGTGGTCGCCCCGAGCGCCTCGAAGCCCGAGATCCGCGACGCTGTCGAATCGATCTTCGACGTGTCGGTGCTCAAGGTGAACACCCTCAACCGCAAGGGCAAGCGCAAGCGCAACCGCCGCAACGGTGGCTTCGGTACGAAGTCCGGTCAAAAGCGCGCACTCGTCACCCTCGCCGAGGGCGACTCGATCGACCTCTTCGAGGCGTAGGGCGAAGGGACACAGACTCATGGCAATCCGCAAGCGCAAGCCCACCAGTCCGGGACGTCGATTCCAGACGTCGTCCGACTTCTCCGAGATCACCGCGACCAAGCCCGAGCGCAGTCTCGTCAAGGGCGAGTCGAAGACCGGTGGACGCAACAACCACGGTCGCAAGACCAGCCGTCATCGCGGTGGCGGCCACAAGCAGAAGTACCGCACGATCGACTTCGATCGCACCAAGGACGGCGTGCCGGCCACGGTCGCGACGATCGAGTACGACCCGAACCGCACCTGCAACATCGCGTTGCTGCACTACCACGACGGCGAGAAGCGCTACATCATCGCACCGCGTGGTCTGGTGGTCGGCGACAAGCTCCAATCCGGTCAGGGCGCGGAGATCCGCCCCGGCAACGCATTGCCGCTGCGGTACATCCCCGTCGGTACCGTCGTGCACAACGTCGAGCTCAAGGCCGGCGCAGGCGCCAAGATGGCCCGCTCCGCTGGCGCCTCGATCCAGCTCGTCGCGAAGGAAGGCGAGTTCGCCACCCTTCGTCTGCCGAGCAGCGAGATGCGCCGAGTGCCGATCGACTGCCGGGCAACCGTCGGCGAGGTCGGCAACAGCCAGCACGAACTCGTCAAGATCGGCAAGGCCGGCCGCAACCGCTGGAAGGGCAAGCGTCCGCAGTCACGCGGCGTTGCGATGAACCCGGTCGATCACCCGCATGGTGGCGGCGAGGGCAAGACTTCCGGTGGCCGTCATCCCGTGTCGCCCTGGGGCAAGCCCGAAGGTCGCACCCGCAAGAGCAACCAAGAATCCGACAAGCTGATCGTGCGCCGTCGCCGGACGCGCGGTTCGCGGAGGTAATCACAATGCCGCGCAGCCTCAAGAAGGGTCCGTTCGTCGACGACCATCTCCTCAAGAAGGTGGATGTCCTCAACGAATCGGGCGAGAAGAAGGTCATCAAGACCTGGTCTCGTCGATCGACCATCATCCCCGACATGATCGGCCACACCCTGGCCGTTCACGACGGCCGCAAGCACGTCCCGGTCTACGTGACCGAGTCGATGGTCGGTCACAAGCTCGGTGAGTTCGCGCCCACCCGCACGTTCAAGTTCCATGCGGGCCAGGAGCGGGGAGCACGTCGCTGATGACCGCTTCGAAGACCAACGAGCGTCCGGGCACCCGGGCCAAGGCGTCGCACGTTCGTGCGTCCGCCTACAAGGCTCGCGAGATCCTCAACCTGATCCGCGGCAAGTCCTACGCCGAGGCCGCGGAGATCCTCGCGTTCTCCGAGCGCGGAATCAGCGAAGACATCGCCAAGGTGCTCGACTCCGCAGTCGCCAACGCCGAGCACAACGATGGCCAGCTTGCCGAAGAACTCTTCGTCTCGGCCTGTTATGCCGACGAGGGTCCGACGCTCAAGCGCTGGCGTCCTCGTGCGCGCGGCCGCGCCACCCGCATTCGCAAGCGCACCTGCCACATCACCGTGATCGTGTCGCGCTACTCCGATGCCCAGCTCGAAGCGCTGCGTGCGAAGGAAGCCAACGCCGGTCGCTCGACCACGGCCAACGCCGCCGAGGCCCGTCGCCGACGCGTCGAGCAGAGCCGTGAGCGTGAAGAGGCTCGCGAAGCCGAACACGACCATGATCACGATCACGATCACGATCACGATCACGACCACGACCACGAGGCGTCGACAGAAGAGAAGGCGGCAGAGGTGGTCGCCGCGACGGAAGCGGTCATGGCCGAATCCGAGCCCGCTCAGGGCGACGACGACGCAGCGACGAACGCGGATCCGTCGGATGACGGCGAGGGCGACGAGTCGCCCTTCGGTCCGCTGAGCCACGCCCCGCTCGACGACCCGAGCGAGGCGCCCGAGGGCTACCCGATCAAGGGCAACGCCGACTCGATGAAGTACCACCAGCCCGATGGGCGCTGGTTCGAACAGACCGTTGCCGAGGTGTGGTTCGCCACCACCGACGCAGCCGAAGCCGCCGGCTTCACCGAGGCGGGTTCCGCCTCCTCCGAAGAAGATGCCGGCGACGCCGGAGAGGACGACTGATGGGACAGAAGGTCAACCCGTACGGGTTCCGCCTGGGCATCACCACGGAGTGGAAGAGCCGCTGGTTCGCCGACCGTGAGGAATACGCCGACAACGTCATCGAGGATTGGAAGATCCGCGATTTCCTCATGACCGAGCTGCCGCACGCGGCGATCAGCCGTGTCGAGGTCGAGCGCACCCGCGATCGTCTTCGTGTCGACGTCCACACGGCCCGTCCGGGCATCGTGATCGGTCGCCGTGGCTCCGAGGCCGACCGGCTCCGCACTGGTCTCACCTCGATCACCGGCAACGCCAAGGTCCAGCTCAACATCCAGGAGATCAAGCAGCCCGAGCTCGATGCTGCCCTGATCGCCCAGGGTGTCGCCGATCAGCTCGCTGGTCGTGTGGCGTTTCGCCGTGCGATGAAGCGTGCGGTCCAGAATGCCCAGAAGGCCGGTGCTCTCGGCATCCGCGTCCAGTGCTCGGGCCGTCTCGGCGGGTCGGAGATGGCCCGCACCGAGTGGTACCGCGAGGGCCGCGTCCCGTTGCACACGCTGCGTGCCGACGTCGATTACGGCTTCCGCGAGGCGAAGACCACCTACGGGCGCATCGGTGTGAAGGTGTGGCTCTACAAGGGCGACATCCTCCCCTACAAGACCACCAGCGACGACAAGGCCACCCTCGAGGCCGCCATGGCGGCCGGCGAGACATCCGGTCAGGCCAAGCCCCGCAAGGTCGTCTCCTCCGCTGCTGCCCGCAAGCGTGTCGCCACGCCCGAGACCGATGCCGATGCCGAGGTCGAGGAAGAGCCGGCACCGCTCATCAAGGAAGCCGATCCCGAGTTCGAGAAGCTCCTCGACGAGGAAGATGCCATCGAGGCATCGACCCGTGAGCAGAGCGAGACCCCGCACTTCCGGGCGAACGACTGAGGTTTGTTGTCATGTTGATGCCGAAGAAGGTCAAGCACCGCAAGCAACACCGGGGCCGTACCAAGGGAATGTCGAAGGGCGCGACCGAGGTCACCTATGGCGACTACGGAATCCAGGCGCTCGAGCCCGGGTGGATCACCGCCCGTCAGATCGAGGCCGGTCGTATCGCCATGACCCGTCACATCAAGCGTGGCGGCAAGGTGTGGATCAACGTCTTCCCCGACAAGCCGGTCACCCAGAAGCCGGCCGAGACCCGCATGGGTTCGGGCAAGGGCAACCCGGAGCACTGGGTCGCGGTCGTCAAGCCCGGACGGATCCTGTTCGAGCTGTCGTACCACGACGAGCAGATCGCCCGTGAGGCGATCGATCGGGCGATCCAGAAGATGCCGATCAAGGCACGTTTCGTCAGCCGTGAGGAGAGTTTCTGATGGCGAAGACAAAAGCCCTCGCCGATCTCGCCGTGACCGACCTGATCCAACAGTTGGCCGACCACAAGGAGTCGTTGTTCAACCTGCGATTCCAGTTCGCGACCGGCCAGCTCGACGACTCTGCGGCGCTCAAGGCCGTCAAGAAGGACATCGCCCGTGTGCTCACCGAGCTCCGGGCCCGTGAGATCGCCGAAGCCGAGGCGATGGAGAAGTCAGATGGCTGAGCAAGAGACCGAGACACGCGAGAACGCACGCAAGGTCCGTGAGGGCCTGGTCGTGTCGAACGCGATGGACAAGACCGCAGTGGTCGAGACGATCGATCGTGTGCGCCACCGGCGCTACGCCAAGACCGTGCAGCGCAACAAGAAGCTCCACGTGCACGACGAGGACAACACCCTCAACGTGGGCGACCGTGTGCGCGTGCAGGAAACCCGACCGCTGTCGAAGAACAAGCGCTGGCGCCTCGTGGCCGTCCTGGAGCGTGCAAAGTGATCCAGCAGGAATCCCGTCTTCGGGTCGCCGACAACTCGGGCGCCAAGGAGGTCTTGTGCATCAAGGTCCTCGGCGGTTCGAAGCGTCGCTACGCCTCGATCGGCGACGTCTTCGTCGCCACCGTCAAGGATGCGATCCCTGGCGCGCAGGTCAAGAAGGGCGACGTCGTCAAGTGCGTGGTCGTCCGGGTCAAGAAGGAAAAGCGTCGTCCGGATGGCAGCTACATCCGCTTCGACGAGAACGCAGCCGTGCTGATCAACGATCAGCGTCAGCCGCGCGGCACCCGCATCTTCGGCCCGGTGGGTCGAGAACTGCGCGACAAGCAGTTCATGCGCATCGTGTCGCTCGCACCGGAGGTCCTGTGACATGGCAGGCATGAAAATCATCAAGGGCGATCGCGTCGTCGTGCTGTCGGGCAAGGACAAGGGCGCACAGGGTGTCGTCGAACGGGCCATCCCCGAAAAGGGCAAGGTCATCGTCGACGGCGTCAACATCGCCAAGAAGCACCAGGCCCCGACTCGTCAGGACCAGCAGGGTGGCATCATCGACAAGGCGATGCCGATCGACGTGTCGAACGTCGCCCTGGTCAGCCCGAAGGACGGCAAGGCCACCCGCGTCGGCTACAAGATCCTCGACGACGGCACCAAGGTCCGCATCTGCAAGCGCACGGGGGTGGAACTCTGATGAGCACCACCACCTACAAGCCGCGCCTTCGCACCATGTACAACGAGGAGATCCGACCTGCCCTGAAGGAGCAGCTCGACATCCCCAACGTCATGATGGTGCCGAAGATCGAGAAGATCGTCCTCAACATGGGTGTCGGTGAAGCCGTCGCCTCGGCGAAGCTGCTCGAGGGCGCCCTGGCCGACATGGAGACCATCGCCGGCCAAAAGCCCGTGATCACGCGGGCCAAGAAGAGCCTCGCCAGCTTCAAGCTGCGCGACGGCCAGGCCATTGGCTGCAAGGTCACCCTCCGGGGCGACCGCATGTACGAGTTCCTCGATCGCCTCATTTCGCTGGCGATTCCGCGGATCCGAGATTTCCGAGGGCTCTCGCCGAAGTCGTTCGACGGCAACGGCAACTACACCTTCGGTGTGACCGAACAACTCATGTTCCCCGAGATCGACTACGACAAGGTCGACACCACTCGGGGTATGGACATCACGATCGTCACGACGGCGACGACGAACGACCACGGGCGTGCTCTGCTCGCGGCATTCGACTTCCCGTTCCGACGCGAGGGGCAGTGACCCATGGCGAAGAAAGCACTCCGCGAGAAGCAGCAGCGCACCCCGAAGTTCAAGGTGCGCTCCTACACCCGGTGCCGCCGCTGTGGCCGGCCTCGTTCGGTGTACCGCAAGTTCGGCCTGTGCCGGATCTGCTTGCGAGAAATGGCACACGCGGGCGAGTTGCCCGGTGTGAAGAAGGCCAGTTGGTAGGGAGGTGACAGCGCGATGACAATGACAGATCCCATCTCCGACATGCTCACTCGTATTCGCAACGCCAATGTGGCGATGCACGACGACGTCCGCATGCCGTCCTCGAAGCAGAAGCTCGCTCTTGCGGGTCTTCTCGAAAAAGAGGGCTACATCGCCGGCTTCACCGAAGTCGACAACGGCGACAAGCCGGGCAAGACCCTGACCATCGAGATGAAGTACTCGCCCGAGCGGGCCCGCGTCATCTCCGGTCTGACCCGTGTGTCCAAGCCCGGTCTGCGCATCTATCGCAAGCGCGACGAGATCCCCCGCGTACAGGGTGGCCTCGGCGTGGCGGTCGTGTCGACCAACAAGGGCCTGATGTCCGATCGAGAAGCGAGGAAGAACCGCATGGGCGGCGAGATCCTCTGCTTCGTGTGGTGAGGGAGTCGACATGAGCCGAGTTGGCAGCGAACCCATCACCATCCCGAGCGGTGTCGAGATCTCGATCTCGGGCGCCTCGGTCACGGTCAAGGGGTCCAAGGGGACCCTCGAGCAGACCCTGCCCGGTGGCATCACCGTGCACGAGGACGAGGGTTTCCTCGTCGTCGAACGCCCGGACGACAGTGGTCCGAGCAAGTCCTTCCACGGTCTCTCGCGCACCCTGATCCAGAACATGATCACCGGTGTCACCGAGGGCTTCACCAAGGAACTCCAGATCCAGGGCGTTGGCTACCGTGCCACCGCCAAGGGCACCAACGCCCTCGAGCTCGCGCTCGGCTACAGCCATCCCGTCAACATCGAAGCCCCGGAGGGCATCGAGTTCGACGTGCCGGTCCAGACGCAGATCTTCGTGAAGGGGATCGACAAGCAGCTGGTCGGGCAGGTTGCCGCCGACATCCGCAAGTGGCGCAAGCCGGAGCCCTACAAGGGCAAGGGCATCCGCTACGCGAATGAGCGCGTGATTCGCAAGGCCGGAAAGGCGGCCAAGTAGCCATGGCGTACACCGCGAAGAAGCGGCGCAGCGATCGTCTGCGCCGGCACTACCGGATCCGCAAGACGATGCGCGGCACAGCCGAGCGTCCCCGTCTGGCGGTCTTCCGATCCAACAAGCACATCTCCGCACAGGTGATCGACGACCTCACGGGCGTCACCCTCGCTGCGGCATCCACCACCGAGAAGGCGCTTCGGGGCGCCAACAACGGCAACGCCGAGGCGGCCGGCAAGTGTGGTGCGCTCCTCGCGGAACGCGCCAAGGCAGCCGGCATCGACACGGTGGTATTCGATCGTGGTGGGTTCCGCTACCACGGCCGGGTTGCGGCGCTCGCCGACGCAGCCCGTGAGGGAGGATTGAAGTTCTGATGGCATACGAACGCAGAGAACGTGAGCCGAACCCCCGCGACGGTGGCGAGGGCCTGCGCGAGTCGCGGGTCATCAACATCAATCGCGTCGCGAAGGTCGTCAAGGGCGGCCGTCGTTTCTCCTTCACCGCACTCGTGGTGATCGGTGACGGCGCCGGCAAGGTCGGCCTCGGCTACGGCAAGGCCAAGGAAGTGCCGCTGGCCATCCAGAAGGGCACCGAAGAGGCGCGCCGCAACCTGTTCTCCGTGGCGATGGCCGGTTCGACCATCGTCCACGAGACCATCGGCGAGATGGGTGCAGGTCGCGTCATGCTCAAGCCCGCCGCCCCCGGTACCGGCGTGATCGCCGGTGGCGCCGCTCGCGCCATTCTCGAAGAGGCCGGCATCGCCGACGTGCTGTGCAAGTCGCTCGGCTCGGCCAACCACATCAATGTCGCTCGAGCGACGATCAACGGCCTCATGGGCCTGCGGCGCCCCGACGAGATCGCACGACTCCGCGGCCTCGAGCCCGACGAGTTCCTGCCCGCCGGCCTCTGGGCGGCGTACCAGGAGAGCGAGCGCGGCCCGGCTGCTGCGGTGGCCAACGAGGTGTCGTGATGGCAACGATCAAGGTCACCCAGATCCGCTCCGCCATCGGCGCCAAGCCGAAGCAGCGTGGCAGCCTCCGCGCCCTCGGGTTGCGCGGTATCGGCAAGAGCAACACATTCGAAGACCGGCCCGAGATCCGGGGCATGATCGCTCGTGTTCCGCACCTCGTGCGCGTAGAGGAAGTCGACTCATGATCAAGCTCCACGACCTGCAACCCGCCGACGGCTCCAACAAGCGCGGCAAGCGCAAGGCCCGCGGTATCGGCGGCAAGGGCGGCAAGACCGCCGGCCGCGGCACCAAGGGCCAGCACGCGCGCAACACGGTTCGGGTCGGCTTCGAGGGCGGGCAGATGCCCCTCCTGCAGCGCATCCCGAAGCTCCGCGGGTTCACCAACCCGTTCCGCGTCGAATACCAGGCCATCAACCTCGACACCCTCGTCGAGACCGGACTCACCGAGGTCTCACCCGAGATCCTCCTCGAGCGCGGTCTGATCTCGAAGGGCGCCCTGTTGAAGATCCTGGGTCGCGGCGAGGTGACCACGGCCATCACGGTCAAGGCCCACGGGTTCTCGAAGTCGGCCGAGGCAGCCATCACGGCGGCCGGGGGTAGTGTCGAGACGCTGCCGCTTCCGTGGGGCGACCGTCGTCCTCCGCACGGCAGCTTCAACCAACACACCAACCGCTGATTTCCCCGACGGGGAGGGAGAAAGCCGTGCTGTCGCGGGTACTGAACATGTTCCGGGTCGCCGACCTGCGCAACAAGATCATCTTCACCCTGGCCATGATCGGCCTCTACCGGTTGGGTTCGTTCGTGCCGGCGCCCGGCGTCGACATCGAGGCCGTGCAGGATCTGCGCGACCAGGCGAACTCCGGCGGCATCCTCGGCTACATCCAGTTGTTCTCGGGCGGTGCGTTGACCCAGTTCGCGATCTTCGCGCTGGGCATCATGCCCTACATCACCTCGTCGATCATCATGCAGATCCTCGGCGTCGTGATCCCCAAGATCGAACAGTGGCAACAGCAAGGTGCGGTCGGGCAGCGCAAGATCACCCAGTGGACCCGCTATCTCACGATCTCGATCGCGGTGGTGCAGTCCACCTCGTTCGCCTTCCTCTTCCACAACGGCGGACTCGTCGGCCAGGTCGACCTGCTGCCGAAGTTCAGTGCCTGGACCGTGTTCGTCGTCGTCCTGACGCTGACCAGCGGCACCGCCCTGTTGATGTGGATGGGTGAGCTCATCACCCAGCGGGGCATCGGCAACGGCATGTCCCTGCTGATCTTCACGAGTGTCGTCTCGACGCTCCCGGCACAGGGCACCCTGGTCGAGGCGGAGAACGGACTCCCGGCCCTGATCGCGCTGATCGCCGTGGCGGTCATGCTCCTCGTGGCCATCGTGTTCGTCGAGCAGGGACAGCGTCGCATCCCGGTGCAGTTCGCCAAGCGCGTGGTCGGTCGCCGGATGTACGGCGGGCAGTCGACCTACATCCCGCTGAAAGTCAACCAGTCCGGCGTGATCCCGATCATCTTCGCCAGCTCCGTGCTCTACCTGCCCAACCTGATCGCCGTGGCGCTGCCCGACGACGGTTGGGGCGGCAGCGTCCAGCGCTGGGTCGACAACAATCTGGCGAACCCCGCCGCGGTGACCTATCTCGTGTTCTTCGGCTTGCTGATCGTCGGCTTCGCCTACTTCTACACGGCCATCACCTTCGATCCGGCCAAGCAGGCCGACACGATTCGCAAGCAGGGTGGCTTCATCCCGGGCATCCGGCCCGGTCCGCAGACCGAGCGCTACCTCGCTCGCATCCTCAGCCGCATCACGTTCCCGGGTGCGCTGTTCATCGCCGGCGTGGCCCTGATCCCGTCGGTCCTGATCAACCAGACGCTCGAAACCGGAACCGGTGGTGGCGGTGGCGCCGGTGGCTTCGCCTTCGGCGGCATCTCGCTCCTGATCGCCTCGGGTGTCGCGCTCGAGACGATGAAGCAGATCGACAGCCAGCTGATGATGCGCAACTACGAGGGGTTCTTGAAGTAGATGCGCGCACTTCGATTGGTGATTCTCGGCCGTCAGGGCTCGGGGAAGGGCACCCAGGCGGTCCGTATCGCCGAGGCCTTCGGCTGCATCCACGTCTCCACCGGCGACATGCTGCGCGCCGCCGTCACCGCCGGCACCGAACTCGGTCAGCAGGCCGAGGCGGTCATGAACAGTGGCGGCCTCGTCGGGGACGACATCATGAACGGCATCGTCGCCGAGCGACTCGCCGCCGACGACATCATGCGCAATGGGGTGCTGCTCGACGGCTTTCCCCGCACGGCCGACCAGGCCGACGCGCTCGAACGAATCTGTGCCGAGCAGGGCGTTGCCCTCGACATGGCCATCAATCTCGACGTCCCCGTGGGAATCGTGACCGAACGCATGCTGGCTCGCCGGCGTGAGGACGACACACCCGAGGCGATCGAACGCCGTCTGTCCCTCTACGAGGAGCAGACGGCACCACTGCTCGACTGGTTCGGCACCCGAGACCTTCTCACGACGGTCGACGGCGTCGGATCCGAGGAGGAGGTCTTCGCCCGGCTCGCCGATGCGATCAGTCAGGTGCGGCAGTGATGTCGCGTCGGGTTGGTCGCCTTGCGCGCGTCCGGTAGCGTAGTCCACTGGCCTGGGAGACCCGGGTCATTCCGCGTGCGAGCAACCGGCTCGCCGTTTTCGAAGAGGTTTCCGCCATCGCAAAGCCCAAGGAAGATGCGATCGTTCTCGAGGGGACGGTCACCGAGTCGCTCCCCAACGCCATGTTCCGCGTGGAACTGGAGAACGGCCCAGAAGTGCTCGCACACATCAGCGGCAAGATGCGCATGCACTACATCCGCATTCTTCCTGGCGACCGCGTCCAGGTGGAACTCACCCCGTACGACCTCCAGCGAGGCCGTATCACCTACAGGTACAAGTAGCTCTCCATGAAGGTTCGACCAAGCGTCAAGAAGATCTGTGACAAGTGCAAGGTGATTCGTCGCCACGGCCGCGTCATGGTCATCTGCGAAAACCCGCGTCACAAGCAGAGGCAAGGCTGAAATGGCACGCATTAGCGGCGTCGACATCCCCCGCGAGAAGCAGGTGGGGATCTCGCTGACATACATCTACGGCATCGGCCGCACCACCGCACAGGTCGTGTGCGATGCGACCGAGATCGACAGCACCACCCGTGTGCGCGATCTGACCGACGACGAGGTTGCGAAGATCCGTGCCTTCATCGAGTCCGATCTCAAGGTCGAGGGCGATCTCCGTCGCGAGGTCAGCCAGGACATCAAGCGCAAGATGGAGATCGGTTGCTACCAGGGTCTGCGTCATCGCCGCGGCCTGCCGGTCCGTGGGCAGCGCACCCACACCAACGCTCGCACGCGCAAGGGTCCCAAGAAGACCGTTGCCGGTAAGAAGAAGGTCACCAAGTAATGGCAACAGCAGGTGCCGGCGGTCGTCGACCGCGCAAGCGTGAACGCAAGAACGTCACGCACGGAATCGCTCACATCAAGAGCTCGTTCAACAACACGATCATCGCGATCAGTGACCAGAAGGGCGACATCATCGCCTGGGCGTCGGCGGGCAACGTCGGCTTCAAGGGATCGCGCAAGTCGACGCCGTTCGCCGCGCAGATGGCGGCCGAGCAGGCTGCTCGCCGCGCGATGGAACACGGGGTCCGCAAGGTCGACGTCCAGGTCAAGGGTCCGGGTTCGGGCCGCGAGACCGCCATTCGTTCCATCCAGAACGCCGGCATCGAAGTGACGGGCATCAAGGACGTCACCCCGATCCCGCACAACGGTTGTCGCCTCGTCAAGCGGCGGAGGGTCTGAAATGTCGCGTTACACCGGACCGAGGGCGCGCGTCTCGCGCCGCCTCGGCACCAACATCTGGGGCACGAAGGGCGAGACCATCGCGCTCGACAAGCGCCCGTACCCGCCCGGCGAGCACGGCCGCTCGCGCCGTCGTGGATCGGTGTCGGAGTACCTCCTCCAGCTGCAGGAGAAGCAGAAGGCTCGCTTCACCTACGGTCTCACCGAGCGCCAGTTCCGCAACCTGTTCGCCGAGGCCAGCCGTCGTCAGGGCGTCACCGGCGACAACATGCTCCGTTTCCTCGAGTTGCGGCTCGACAACGTGGTGTACCGCGCCGGTTGGGGCGCAACCCGCCCGCAGTCGCGTCAGTTCGTCAACCACGGACACGTCAACGTCAACGGTCGCCGGGTCACGATCCCCAGCTATCGCGTCCGCAAGGGCGACGTGATCGAGCTGCGCACCAAGGCTCGTGACTTCACGGTCATCCAGTGGAACTCCGACGTCCTCGACCGCACGCCCCCGGCGTGGCTCGAGACCGGTGAGGACTTCCAGATCACGGTGCGGGAACTCCCGCTTCGTGAGCAGATCGACATTCCCGTCCGCGAACAGCTCATCGTCGAGCTGTACTCGAAGTAGCCGAGGTAAACGATGCTCGTCATTCAGCGTCCCACCGTCGAAGCCATCGATGAAGCGGAAGGCAACCTCCAGCGGTTCGCCATCGGCCCACTCGAGCCCGGTTTCGGCCACACGATCGGCAACTCGATCCGACGCACCCTGTTGTCGTCGATTCCCGGCGCCGCCGTCACCCAGGTGCGTTTCGACGACGCCCTCCACGAGTTCGACACCATCACCGGTGTCGCCGAGGACGTCACCGACATCATCTTGAACCTGAAGGACCTCGTCCTGACCGTTCACAGCGACGAGCCGGTGACCCTGCGTCTCGACACGCGTGGACCGGCCGAGGTGACCGCCGCCGACATCCAGCCCCACCCCGATGTCGAGGTGCTCAACGGTGATCTGCCGTTGGCCAACGTCAACGCCAAGGGTCGACTGGCGGTCGACATCACCGTGCAGCAGGGTCGTGGCTACGTCTCCGCCGACCGGAACAACACCAGCACGACCATCGGTGTGATCCCGGTCGACTCGATCTACTCACCCGTTCGACGCGTGGCCTTCGAGGTGCTGCCGACCCGTGTCGAGCAGTCCACCGATTTCGACCGCCTCGTGCTCGAGATCGAGACCGACGGCTCCATCACCCCCCGCGACGCCCTGGCGTCGGCCGGTGGCACCCTGCGTGCCCTCGTCCAGCTCGTCGAGGAGATGAGCGACGAGCCCCAGGGCCTGGAGCTCGGCGAAGCCATCCAGATCGCGACCGGTGGTCCCGACATGGATCTGCCCATCGAAGACCTCGAGCTCTCCGAGCGTCCTCGCAACTGCCTGAAGCGCGCCCAGGTCAATACCGTCGGCGAGCTGCTGCTCAAGAGCGAAGACGATCTGCTGGCCATCACCAACTTCGGCCAGAAG encodes:
- a CDS encoding type Z 30S ribosomal protein S14, whose protein sequence is MAKKALREKQQRTPKFKVRSYTRCRRCGRPRSVYRKFGLCRICLREMAHAGELPGVKKASW
- the rplE gene encoding 50S ribosomal protein L5, whose translation is MSTTTYKPRLRTMYNEEIRPALKEQLDIPNVMMVPKIEKIVLNMGVGEAVASAKLLEGALADMETIAGQKPVITRAKKSLASFKLRDGQAIGCKVTLRGDRMYEFLDRLISLAIPRIRDFRGLSPKSFDGNGNYTFGVTEQLMFPEIDYDKVDTTRGMDITIVTTATTNDHGRALLAAFDFPFRREGQ
- the rplP gene encoding 50S ribosomal protein L16 codes for the protein MLMPKKVKHRKQHRGRTKGMSKGATEVTYGDYGIQALEPGWITARQIEAGRIAMTRHIKRGGKVWINVFPDKPVTQKPAETRMGSGKGNPEHWVAVVKPGRILFELSYHDEQIAREAIDRAIQKMPIKARFVSREESF
- the rpsS gene encoding 30S ribosomal protein S19; protein product: MPRSLKKGPFVDDHLLKKVDVLNESGEKKVIKTWSRRSTIIPDMIGHTLAVHDGRKHVPVYVTESMVGHKLGEFAPTRTFKFHAGQERGARR
- the rplN gene encoding 50S ribosomal protein L14; this translates as MIQQESRLRVADNSGAKEVLCIKVLGGSKRRYASIGDVFVATVKDAIPGAQVKKGDVVKCVVVRVKKEKRRPDGSYIRFDENAAVLINDQRQPRGTRIFGPVGRELRDKQFMRIVSLAPEVL
- the rplF gene encoding 50S ribosomal protein L6; amino-acid sequence: MSRVGSEPITIPSGVEISISGASVTVKGSKGTLEQTLPGGITVHEDEGFLVVERPDDSGPSKSFHGLSRTLIQNMITGVTEGFTKELQIQGVGYRATAKGTNALELALGYSHPVNIEAPEGIEFDVPVQTQIFVKGIDKQLVGQVAADIRKWRKPEPYKGKGIRYANERVIRKAGKAAK
- the rplD gene encoding 50S ribosomal protein L4; protein product: MASISIKTQSGSDAGTTDLADDVFGIEPNVPVMHQVVTAQLAAKRQGTASTKTRSEVRGGGAKPWRQKGTGRARAGSSNSPLWRGGGIAHGPKPRDYTQKTPKKMVKLALRSALSDRASEGNVIVVDSWSFDAPKTKDAIAALSAIGAEGKVLMVLGDNDEAAYKSFRNLTNVHCLHVGELNTYDVLDSDVVVFTTETLPGATPLVAESGGSAAEVSGEEQ
- the rplW gene encoding 50S ribosomal protein L23, which encodes MKDHRDVIIRPVVSEKSYGLIEENVYTFVVAPSASKPEIRDAVESIFDVSVLKVNTLNRKGKRKRNRRNGGFGTKSGQKRALVTLAEGDSIDLFEA
- the rpmC gene encoding 50S ribosomal protein L29, with the translated sequence MAKTKALADLAVTDLIQQLADHKESLFNLRFQFATGQLDDSAALKAVKKDIARVLTELRAREIAEAEAMEKSDG
- the rplB gene encoding 50S ribosomal protein L2, encoding MAIRKRKPTSPGRRFQTSSDFSEITATKPERSLVKGESKTGGRNNHGRKTSRHRGGGHKQKYRTIDFDRTKDGVPATVATIEYDPNRTCNIALLHYHDGEKRYIIAPRGLVVGDKLQSGQGAEIRPGNALPLRYIPVGTVVHNVELKAGAGAKMARSAGASIQLVAKEGEFATLRLPSSEMRRVPIDCRATVGEVGNSQHELVKIGKAGRNRWKGKRPQSRGVAMNPVDHPHGGGEGKTSGGRHPVSPWGKPEGRTRKSNQESDKLIVRRRRTRGSRR
- the rplX gene encoding 50S ribosomal protein L24, with protein sequence MKIIKGDRVVVLSGKDKGAQGVVERAIPEKGKVIVDGVNIAKKHQAPTRQDQQGGIIDKAMPIDVSNVALVSPKDGKATRVGYKILDDGTKVRICKRTGVEL
- the rpsQ gene encoding 30S ribosomal protein S17, which encodes MAEQETETRENARKVREGLVVSNAMDKTAVVETIDRVRHRRYAKTVQRNKKLHVHDEDNTLNVGDRVRVQETRPLSKNKRWRLVAVLERAK
- the rpsH gene encoding 30S ribosomal protein S8 yields the protein MTMTDPISDMLTRIRNANVAMHDDVRMPSSKQKLALAGLLEKEGYIAGFTEVDNGDKPGKTLTIEMKYSPERARVISGLTRVSKPGLRIYRKRDEIPRVQGGLGVAVVSTNKGLMSDREARKNRMGGEILCFVW
- the rplR gene encoding 50S ribosomal protein L18 codes for the protein MAYTAKKRRSDRLRRHYRIRKTMRGTAERPRLAVFRSNKHISAQVIDDLTGVTLAAASTTEKALRGANNGNAEAAGKCGALLAERAKAAGIDTVVFDRGGFRYHGRVAALADAAREGGLKF